The genomic DNA CGTTATCGGCGCGTCCTTCGCTAGGTCCCTGGCGTGGGAGGCCACCTCGGACTTCGAGACCCTCATGTACTCGATGAAAGCCTCAGCCGCCACGTCAAGGGGGACGTCCCGCATGCACGCCTCCTTCAGAGTCCAGACAAGGCTGGCTATGCTTCCCATCGTTGGATTGGCGCTCATCAGGACCCCCTCTAGCTCGTAGATTTGCTCACAGCTGGCCCTCCCTGACCTAGCGTCATCGATCACCGCCTTGGCCAGTGTCTCGGCTGACCAGGAGGCCCCCCTTACCTGTTCCCTGGAGACAAGAGCCACGGCCTCGTTAACAGACTCGAGCAAGGTCCCCCCAAGATAAGTTACATTAAGGTCTATAACTGCGTTAAGCAGAAGGTCATTTCAAAGGCCCTTTACAGGCTAAGGACCTCAAGAACCTTTAAATAACGGACCTGGATACCGTATCCAGGGATCGGCTTTGAGCTCTGTTCAAAGGGGCCTGTCGGCAGCCCTTGTGGTGCTTTTAGTAGTAGCTATTTTGCTCTCTGCTTACAATACCGTTCAGCTCGCCCAGCTTGAGAGGCAGGTGAGGAGTGTCAGCTCAAGTGTAGGCTCGTTAAACTCCACGATTCAGGGCGTCAGCTCAAGGGTTAGCTCACTAAATTCCACTATCCAGGGCTCCATAGCTAATGTCAATAGGCTGTCGGAGGTGGCCTCAGCCCTTGGCTCGGAGCTCTCCGAGCTTAACGCGACCCTGTCAGGCCGCATAGCCTCGCTGGAGAGCCAGCTGACGCAACTTGAGAGTGAAGTTAGGTTCCCTGTCACCATAGTTGACGCCCTTAACAGGACCGTGGTGATACCCTCAATGCCCATGAGGATAGTTACCCTAGACCCCGCCGCGACCGAGATAACCTTAGCAGTGGGGGCCGGCGGCCAGCTTGTAGCCGTTGACAATGACAGCGTCCTGTACCTGCCGCCCCCGTTTAACGACACAGTTCACGAGATGGTGGCCAACGGCTCCCTGAAGGTCATCAGCAGCACGTACTCCTCCCCTGACATTGAGCAGATAATGGCCCTCAGCCCTGACCTTGTCATCGGCACCGCGGGGTGGGGCTACAACAACTACATAGCGTCAACCCTGGCCAGCTACGGAATACCTGTACTGCTCCTCCCGTCCTCTGAGTCCCTTGAGGACGTGTACAGGGCCGTGATAATGGTCGGCGAGGCGACGGGTCACGTTAACAACGCGGTAAAGCTCGTCGAGTCCATGTCGGCTCAGATAACAGCTGTCGAGAGATCCCTTGAGAACGTAAGCTACGTCAACGTTACCGTGATCCTCTGGATAAACCCCACCTATGTAGCTGGGGGAGGCACGTTCATAAATGACATGATGACGCTGGCCGGGGGAGTCAACGTGTTCCAGAACCTCAGCGGCTGGCCAGTCATAAGCTCTGAGGACCTGCTTCAGGCGAACCCCAGCGTCATAATACTCGTGAGCAACGGAGGCCTCTTCAACGCCAGCTCGCTCTACCAGTGGCTTAACTCAACCATAGGGCCAGCCTACGTCAACATAGCGGCGATCAAGTACGGCAGGGTCTACGTTATAGGGGGCTGGTACGAGAGCGTGATGAGTGAGCCCGCCGTGCTGACCCCCATGGCTGTTAAGCTCCTGGCAATTATACTTCACCCGCAGGCCTTCAACCTGACGTCAGTTCCTCAGCTGATAACGCCTTCAACCCTCAGCCCATCGCTCCTCACAAACCAGGGGTAGGCTTTGAGGGCTGAGCGCCTCACGCTAACGCTGATCGCTATTTCCTTGCCCCTCTCAGTCCTGCTTTCTTTATCTATAGGCCCGTACAGGTCGGTCGACTTCCCTGTGGTCGTAGCCGCCCTCGTGGGCCTGCCGGTTAGCAGGCTCAGCCTTGACGTCCTTACCTACAGGGCCGTCAGGACCCTGGCGGCCGGCGTCCTGGGCGCTGGCCTCGCAGTCTCAGGCTCGACGCTTCAGTTCACGCTCCGGAACCCCCTCGCTGACCCATACCTGGCAGGAGTGGCCAGCGGCTCGCTCCTCGGGGTAACCCTGGCGCTCCTCTGGGGGAGGGCCTCGTTCTGGGACCTCTACGCTGCCGCCATAGCTGGGGGCCTCCTGACCCTCTCGGCCGTGATCACGATATCGGGCCTGGCGGGCGGGGGCGCGGTCACCCTTCTCGTGGTCGGGGTGGCCTTCTCATATGTGCTGAGCGGACTCACGATGTTCTTCATGATAATGCTTGGGCCCAGGCTGCCAGGAGCGCTCTACTGGATGTTCGGCAGCGTGGCATTCATGACGCTGCCCCTTGTTGAGAGGACCCTCGTCATCTTGGTCCCCGCAGCGGCTGCGCTGGCCGCGCTGTCACGCCCCCTTAACTCCCTGCTCTTAGGTGATGAGGTAGCGAGGGCCATAGGCGTCAGGGTGAGGCTCGTGAGGCTCAGCTCCTTCGCGCTCGCCTCGCTGATAACAGCAGCCCTGGTCTCAATGGCGGGGCCCGTGGGCTTCATAGGCCTGGTGGCGCCGTGGCTTGCCAAGAGGTCCTTCGGCGTCAGGTTCTCAACAGTTCTCTGGGCCTCGGCTGCCATGGGGGCCGAGATAGCCGTCCTAAGTGATGTGATTGCCAGGCTCGTCCTGTTCCCATCCGAGGCCCCACTGACGGCCGTCACGAGCGTCTTCGGGGCCCCTCTGCTGGTCTACATTTTGATTAAGTCAAGAGGGGAGTAGCTTGCCGTGCATAGCGGCAAAAGAGCTCACATTTAAGGTCAAGGGTAAGGTGATAGTTAAGGACTTATCAGCCGAGCTGTGCGGGGGCCTTAATGTAGTGCTGGGTCCCAACGGCGCTGGCAAGACCACGCTGTTGAGGCTCTTCGCCGGCGTCCTCAGGCCCACGCAAGGTTCCGTGCTCATTGACGGCGCGCCTCCAGACAAGGTCAGGGCCCGCATCTCATATGTGCCTGCCCAGCTTTCCCTGGACCCCATGACTAGAGTCGTTGACCTAGCCGAGGCCATTAACTACGGCAAGGACGGGTCATGGCGTAAGCGCCTAAGGGAGTACCTGTCAACCCTTGGGATAGAGTGGGCCGCCGAGAGGAGGTTCAGCACGCTGAGCAGCGGCGAGCAGAGGCTGGCCACCATAGCGGCGGCGCTTTCGAGGGGAGGTGACGTGATAATAGCTGATGAACCAACGGAGTTCCTTGACGTCAGCAACCGCGCTAAGGTCTTTGCGCTTTTCAGGGGGCTGGTCAACAAAGGCGCCCTGGTGATAATTGCAACGCACGACGTTAGGCGCGCAGGCCAAGCCGACAGGGTGCTGGTCCTCAGCAGGGGCGTCGTTACGTTCGCCGGCCAGCCCGGGGAGGGACTCGTGGAGGCCCTCAGCAAGGCCTACGGCGTTGATGCAAAGACTCTGCTGGAGGCTTAGGGAAGCGTTCTGCGTAAGCCGTTCTCTTTGAAACGTACCTAAGCTTATAAAGGGTTTCTGCAACAGCCCCTTGGGACCTGGAATGGTGTCTTTCAAGAGGTATGAGCTTCCTCCCTTGCCTTACCCCTACGACGCGTTGGAGCCTGTGATAAGCAAGGAGACCCTGACCTATCACCATGATAAGCACCACCTGGGCTACGTGAACGGCGCCAACGCAGCCCTTGACAAGCTCGAGAAGTACCTGAACGGGCAGGTCGAAAGCCTTGACGTCAGGGCCGTCCTAAGGGACTTCGAGTTCAACTACGGGGGGCACCTGCTTCACACGCTCTACTGGCTTAACATGGCCCCCAGGGGGAAGGGCGGGGGGAAGCCTGGCGGCGCCATAGCAGATGCCATAAATAAGTACTTCGGCGGCTTCGAGAAGTTCCAGAAGCTCTTCGGCGACGCGGCCAAGAACGTTGAGGGCGTTGGGTGGGCCATACTGGCCTACGACCCCATCACCGGCGAGCTGAGGATACTCCAGGTGGAGAAGCACAACAACGTCGTCACGACGAACCTGATACCGCTCCTAACAGTCGACGTCTTTGAGCACGCCTACTACATAGACTACAGGAACGACAGGGCCAAGTACGTTGACAGCTGGTGGAGCCTAGTCAACTGGGACGACGTGGAGGCCAGGTACCAGAAGGCGCTCAACGCGCCCAAGTTCATACTTTGAACCTGAAACTTCCTTTTTTCTACATATTTACGGGACTTTATAGCTTTCTTCTGGAAGCCTCAAACGTGAGGTGGGAAAGTGACAGTAAAGGTCTGGATTGAACCCCGCGAGAACTGCATAGCTGACATGGTGTGCGTCAGCCTATGCCCCGACGTGTTCGAGATGAACGAGCTTGACGGCAAGGCCGAGATAGTCCCCAAGTGGAGGGCTGACCCCGACAACAAGCAGCAGGGAAGCAGAAGCGAGGGCGACCCGCCCGATGAGTATGAGGACTGCATTGAGGCGGCCGCTAACAGCTGCCCGACCCAGATAATTCACTATCAGGGTTCTAAGGGGTCACACTAAGACAGCTCTCCTAAAGCTAACCCATAAATCGCCACAGCTGACCTGCTTATCATGAACTAATGACGTGTTTTATAGCGCCTGAGGGCTTGCCTCTCTGCCCTGAGTCCCCCGCTTAGGGTCCCCTCTGACAAGACTCTGACCGCAACGCCGAGGGCCTTAAGAGATGGCAGTCAGGGTCACCACCTACGGGGCCATAGCCAAGGCCCTCAGCATATCGCCCATGGCTGTGGCCAGGGCGCCTAGCGAGAACCCAAGGCTGATAGAGAGCCGTGTCATAGGGTCATAACGTTAACAGCAGGCTAGGCGGCTACCCTTCAGTGAGCCTGAGGTGAAGAGGGGGCTCCTGAAGCCTGAGGGCATGAGGTTTAAGAAGTTGAACAGGTCGCTGAAGGAGCACATCACTAGGACCAAGCATAGATAAAAGTTTATGATCTGCGCTCAATAATATGTAAGACCGTTAACTAATAAGGTAGTTAGCTAATAAGTGGGTGAGATACGTGAGCGCGGCCAAGAAGTCAACGTCGTTTGCAGTGATGGCTGCAGTGGTGACCATGGCCACCTTTGGGGCCAGGGCCTCGAACAACATGATAGCGACGACCATGCCCCTTCTGGCACATCACCTCTTCAACTTCAACGGCCTCGAGGTAGGGCTACTCGCCATGGCGTTCATGGGCAGCACCTTCATATCAACCAGCTTCATAAACGCAAGGCTGCCCGCGAGAAGCAGGAGGAGGTTCTTCATAGCATCAGCTATGGCCTACGCCGTCCTCTTTCCGTTCTACTCAAAGTCCAACCCAATTACGATATGGGCGCTGGCCGTGGCCGCAGGGGCCGTGCTTGGGCCGATAATGCCTAATATAATGACATCGGCAGGCGCGATCAGCGACCCAAGGCAGAGGGAGAGGCTGCTCACAATATACACCCTTGCCCTCAGCACCTCCCTCCTCATAGGCCCTGCCATAGACTCTGTAATAGTTAAATACGTTGGACTCAAGGCCTCCTTTATCTTCTTTGAGCCCATAGCAGCCCTCGTTGCCGCCACTGCGCCTCTGGTCAGGTTCCCCGAGGAAGGGCGCCCTACCGATGGCTCGGCCAGGCCCAAGGTGACCTCAATACTTACCAACAACGGGTTCATCGCCGCCTCGCTTAACAACCTTACGTACTCTGTTCCCTTCGCCTTCATAACGAGCTTCGCTGGCCTCTATGCTGAGTACAGGTTCCACGTAAGCAGCTCCTTGGCGCTTCTGCTGTACTCGCTTTTCTACTCAACCTCGTTCTTAGGCAGGCTCGTACTAGCCATAAGGCCGCCCTACAACATAGTGAGGCTCATGACGCTCTCCTCGACCCTCACGCTGATAGGCCTCGTAGCCGCCTGGGCCTCGCCTACCATACTGGTTTACATGGTTGCCCTGCTCATCCTTGGAATTCCGCACGGGCTTACGTACACGCTGAGCGTCATATCAATATCTAGGACCTTCGACCTAAGGAGCCTCAACGCCGCTAACAGCTACTTCTTCTCGATAATGATGATTATCGGCTCTGGGCTGCCGGCCGCCCTTGGAGCTATGGTCACCGCCGCCGGCTACCAGGCCACAATACTAAGCATTGTACCCATAGTGGCTGTTATCTTCGGCGCTACCATGTTCTTCGCCAGGAGGGCCTCGGCGGCACTTATCAGGCCTCTCATGGCCGCTGCAGGTACGTAGTCTAACTTTCATATCACTACGACAAAGGGCTACAGTTAACTACGCGAGGGCGTTACGGCTTCGTTTCAGCGCTTCCTCGGGAGGCAGCTGAGGAGGCCTTCACGGCCTCGCCGAGGGCCTTAAGCAGGGTCAGAAGCACGACGCCCGCGTATATTACGTCAGGGTCTGACATGGCCCTCATGAGGTCAGAGACGTTGGGTGACGTGGCTGCCTGAAGCCCCTTCCTGAACCCCTCTGCGGTCTTCTTTATGATGTCAAGGATCTGCGGATCCCCGAGGGCCTTTGAGACCTCTAGCGCTACTGCAGCGATGCCCTTAAGTGACCTAATGGCGTCCTCTGTCATCCTTGCAACCTCCTCAGGGGGCAGCTCCTTCACTATCGTGTCGCTGACCGCCTGCATAGTCCTGTTCATCCAGTCAACGAGCTTTGAGTAGGGAACTTCGCTGCCCTGTGCTGAGAGGGCCTTGAGGACCTGAGGCATGGCCTCAATGAGCGACGCTATGAAGACGCCTATTGAGACTCCGAGGGCCCTTGCGGCCTCCTCCAGCTCCCCACGGCTCTCCCCTGATCCCGCTGACAAGCCTGGGATCCCCATTTGCTTTAAGGCCTAGGACCAATATTAATTCCTGAGCATCATGAAGGAGGCTAAGATATTTGAGGAAGTCTACGAAGTGGTCTCCTGCATACCCAGGGGTAAGGTAACCACGTATGCTGTCATAGCCTCCTGCGTGGGTACGCACCCCCGCGTCGTGGCCATGGCCCTCAAGAGGAACCCGAGGCCTATTGAGATACCTTGCCACAGGGTGATCAGGTCAGACAGGAGCATAGGGGGCTACACGCCCGGGGGGCCTGAGGTCAAGAGGGCCCTGCTGAAGGAGGAGGGAATAAGATTTGACCGTGACGGAAGGGTCCTAGAGGAGTTCGTGATCAGGGACCCGCAGCAGCTCTGCGGCTCTCAGAATAGGTAAAATAAGGAAGAGTTCGGCCTTCATCGTGACCATTACTTACTTGGCCTCATCACTCCTCCCCTCCCCACGCCTAGGTTAGGGAGCATGGGCTCCCAGCCACGACATGGGGAGTTTCATTGGGCGCCTCCTCCGCCTCGCGACTGCTCATAGGCTTCACGGTGGCGCCCTCCGACTTAACGTCAGCGTAAAAGCTTATAGAAGTTGATTAGGCGTACGCCTCAGCCTGCTTAATAGCGTTAAGGGGGTTAGAAGTGATTAAAAATAACGAGTAGTTACGTAAAAATGTTACAGACTCAAGGGCCGGCGGAGGGTCTCACGCGTGAGCGGATATGCGGCAACACCCACCGACATGCCAGATGTCATATATAGGCCTGAAAAGCATGGCGTAGAGCACGTAGTAGTCTCCGACAGTCAGACGCTGGCCTCAAGGCTTGGGCTCTACAGGATTATACTGGACGACCCCAAGCTCCTCCCCATGCCGAGGGGCTGCGCTCAAGGGGGTGTACATAATTGAGGGCCCTCATCGTATCTGCTCCGACGCTCGACGAGATAGAGTTCGAGGTCGAGAGGAGAACGGTCAAGCTGCCAGGAGGGCCTGCCCTGTTTGCTGGGCTCGCGCTGAGAAGGCTGGGCTACGAAGTCTGCTGTGTTGGCCCCTTCGGACTGAGGGTCAAGGACACCGTCCTGTTTGAGCAGTCCCTCGGCATAACCCGTGTCTGCTGCGAGAGACCTGACGAGGGCTACGTGATGCACCACACGTATGCGGCCAGCGGTGAAAGGAGGACAAAGGTGGCCTCCAGGGCCTCCCCGCTCGCTGCCGAGGAGGTAAGGTCAGCTGTCCTTAGGTGTAGACCCGACCTGGTCTTAGTCTCGCCGAACTTTGACGAGGTACCCCTTGAGGCGCTCAGCGTTATAGGCTCACCCCTGATCACCGTCCTTGACATCCAGGGCTACGCCAGGTCGCTGGGCGAGGGCTGGTGGAACAGGATACCGCCGGGGTCGGCCAGGCTTGTTCACATGTCCGATGACGATGGTCCCCTGCCAGTCGCGAGGAGGCTCTCCCAGAGGTTTGAGGCGGTGATGTACACGCTGGGCCCCGGAGGGGCAGTGCTCTTCTCTGGCGGCGTGGCCACGGCGATGCCTGCCAGAGGGCCAAGACTTAAGGACAGGACAGGGGCTGGTGACATCATAACGGCGCTGGTGTCGCATTACTACATAGCTGAGGGCCTGGCCCTTGAGGAAGCCTACGAGGCCTCACAGGAGCTCTTCATGAAGATCGTCGAGGAGGCGGCGACCCTGAGGTCGCGAGCCTTTTTAAGCCAAGGCTGACTTGACAAAGGTGGTATAAGGCCCTTGGCTTCCTTGGGCTTCATAGCGGTCGGCGGCACTCTCAGTGTAGTCAGCGGCCTAATAGCCTTAGCCGTGAGCTTCGCGGCCTACCGCTACCTTAAGATCGGAGACGTGGGCCTGCTCACCTACCTAAGCCTCAGCTTCACGTTCCTCGGGGTCGGCCTTATGCTACAGGGCGCTATGAGCCTAATACTGGGGCTCAGGCTCGGTAACGTCTATGAGGACGCCAGGCTGATGTACTTCATGGGCATTACGTACCTCATGGTGGAGAACCTGGCCTACCTGCTACTAGTCATCGGCTACACCCGCGAGACCTTCTGGAGGGGGGCCTCGTCCCTTGCGCCGCTCATAATAATAACGCCAAGTCAGCTGAGGAGGTACTTCCTCTTGGGTCACCTCGTCTTTGACGCCTCTCAGGTCCTCTCTATACTCCTCCTCATGATAATTCTGTTCGAGGGCTTCCTGCTCTCTACAAGGTCTGGCAGCTCGTTCTCAAGGCTGGTCCTCCTGGCCTTCACCGTACTGCTGTTAGCTCACGTGACGATGCTCTACGCCTCGGCCACCATGACTCCGTTTTACTATATAGTTGGCGAGCTGGTGCAGTTCGCGTCGTTCTTACTCTTGCTGGCGTTCCTGATAAGGTGGTACAGGGTTGAGTAGAGCGCCTCCAAGAAGCAGGCTTAGGATATACTTTGACGTGCTCAGGAGCATAGAGAAGGAGGGCGGAAGGGCCAGGTTCTCCCACGTGCTGTCTGAGTCGAACGTGCCCTACGAGAGGTTCCTGGCCTACCTAGCCGAGCTTGAGGAGAGGGGGCTCGTGATTGAGGAGAGGAGCGAGGACGGCAACTACCTGGTCCTGACAGAACAGGGAAGGGACTTCCTGAGGGAGCTCAAGAGGATGGATTACTTCTTAAGGGGCTTTGGACTCTCCCTCTAGGAGCTGCCTTGTGCAGGATGTTAGCCATAAAGCGTGATGGCCCGGAGGAAGTAAGTTTATTACTTGAGGCCCTGGCCAAGGCCGCTCAACATGACGTCTTCGACAACATGAGCTCTCACGCCGACGGCTGGGGTGTTTACGCCATAGGCGACCAAGGGGCGCTTCACTACAGGTCCCTGACCCCTGCGTGGGAGGACCCCACCTACGCCCTCATAGCTAAGACAGCAGGCAGCTTCAAGGCGATGATAGTGCACGCGAGGATGGCCTCGAGAGGCGAGCCCAAGGGGAGCCCGCTGTTCTCGCAGCCATTCCTTGTGCAGGTTAATGAAAGGTATGTAGCGCTGGCCCATAACGGAAGCGTCAACAAGGCGAGGCTGGCTGAATGGCTGGGGTTTAGAGTTGACCTGAGCTACGTCACAGACTCCGAGCTACTGGCGCTCGCGGCCTCTAAGGTTGACTTCAGCAGCGCCGCCGAGCTTGTCGAGAGGCTGAGGGAGATCGTTATGAAGGCCAACGCGGCGAAGGGCGCCCTGAACCTCCTGGCAATGGTCGTCGACCCCAGGTCGGCTAGCGTCTCCCTTGCATGCCTTGAGGAGCACCCACAGGTCAATGAAAAATATTATGCTATGTTCTCCTTCAGCAGAGGTTACTTCAAGGCCTTTATGTCATCAACCGTCGCTTACTACGCAGGCCTGATAAAGTCAGATCTCTCTGTAGACTCAGATTACGTGAACAGGTGCACCCCAGGAGAGGTTGTAGAGGCCTAGCTCGTTAAGCATGGACCGCGAGTCCACACGTCTTAAAATAACTTTAACCTTATTTATGTCAAACTGAAGACAATTGACCCTTGTAGGACTACGAAGCGAGGCCGAGCGAGAACCAACGCGTGACGAGCTGAGCTTGTCAGTTGGCCAAGGCCTTGACGGACACCTTAAGGTCCTGCTGGTAGCCGAGGTTGATCCTAGGATCAGGGGCCTCAGGAGGGGGCCACAGCTCAGAGTCAAGTACGCCCCTGCGACCGTGAAGTACTACCTCCCTAACAACATAACGAGGCTTTACATGGCGCCCCCCAGCTATGAGGCCTTATCACCGCTGGACAGCCTCAGGGCCCTTGTAAGGCAGGCAGCCCGTCTTCTAAGAGAGCCCATCGGAAAGGGCCTAGACCTAGCCCACACGTTCTTTGTGGACTTCACAAGGTTTGCAATACCATGCGTCCACGAGGCTGACCAAAGCCCAGGACAATACCTAGAGGGCTACCTCAAGGTCGACGGCGCGGCCAGGAAGCTGCTGTCAGAGCTTATCAAGGTGAAGCTTAGCACCTGTAAGGCGGTAATTACGTGGACTTCATGGGCCGCCAAGGGCTTCATAGCCGACGGGTTTGACAGGTCAAGAGTATACGTGGTGCCCCCTCCGCTTGAGGCCATGGCTGCAAAGGGTCACAGGGGCGTTAACGTGCTCATCGTTGCAAGGGACCCCTACAGGAAGGGCCTTGACATAGCTTTAGAGGCCTTCATGAAGGCCTCAAGGGGCGTAGAGGACGCCAGGCTGACAGTAATAGGCCCACTTAAGTCTCTAGGCCTGCCCAGGAGCGTGAGGGTTCTGACGCGTGTCGAGGACGATGTACTTCATGACACAATAATGCCGACTATAGACATAGTCTTAGCGCCAAGCCGCTCTGATGCCTACAACCTCACGGTCCTTGAGGCCATGGCACATGGCGCCGTTCCAGTGGTTTCTAGCGCCGGAGGCCTACCTGAGCTGGTCTCCGACAGCGGCTTCGTGACGGAAATTGACGACGTCAGCTCGGTCACGAAGTCCCTTGAAGCCCTCATACTTGATGACAAGCTGAGGGGCAAACTGTCGAGGAGAGCAGTAGAGATAGTGAAGGAGAGGCACAACCCTGAGACTATCGGTTACAGGCTTTTAGAGGTCTACAGGAAGGCGCTTGAGGAGGACTAAAGCCTCTTGAGGAAGGAGGCCCTGGCCTTAACCGCCTCAACGGCCTCCATAAGGTTCTCAACGGCCATACTTCAGGCGGTCACACCGCTCTTCCTAGCCCTAACTGGGTTCAAGCTGGCCAATGTGGCCCTGTTCACCATCATCCTATGGGCCTCAATCACGGTGGGGTCCATAGTGGCTGCCCTGATCAGGGAGCCGAGATACGTTGGTTTCGCAGGGCTAGTCCTGCTGGGCATAGGCCTTCTGCTACTTTACATATCCCCCTCCGCCGCAATGTTAGCTGTACCCCTCTCTGGCATAGGGTCCGGCATAGCTAGCTCCGTTCTCGCACCGCTGCTTCACAAAATGTCATCTGTCGAAAGACCCTTTGAGGGGGTTGCGAGCTACTCGCTGGCCCTCTCTATAGGCCTGGTCGCAGCCATGGCCTTTACGTCAATCCTGTCGCTTAGAGGCCTCACAATGGCCTTCCTGGGCGCTGCGGTCGTCTCCGTGTCGATAGCGGTCTTCCTTGTAGCCTACAGGGTTGAGCTGCCCCGTGTGAGGGTTGAGCTGCCCTCTATAGACGACGCAGTTATGATGTTCAAAGTGAAGCCGTTCGCGAAGGCCTTCACCTCAAACTTCGCCTACTCCCTGATATTGCCTCTAGTCCTTTCCTATTGGCCCCTTTACTCCTCCAAGGTGATTTACCTGCCTGTCGCTACCTCCTTTGCCCTCCTCTCCGCGCTGTTCCTCGTGTCAGGCACTATAAGGGGACTCTCGATGGGCCTCAGAAGCGTTGAAGGGTCGCAGAAGCTGGCCGTGATGGCACTTGTGATCTCGGTGGCCCTGCTGGCTACCAGAAGTGAGATACTGAGCGTAATAGGCCTGCTTCTGTTCTCCGTGCCTCACGCCCTGGTGTACCCTACGACGCTCTATCAGGCCATGACATCCTCACGGTCAGAGGTCAAGGCTAACTACGTCTTCTCCCTCTCATCAGGCGCGGCTGAAGTCCTGTCACCCATGCTCGCTGGGCTAGTCATAACCGGCTGGGGGCTTGAAGCCCTCTACGTGGTGGCCGTTCCCTTGGCCCTGGCTTCAATGATCGCGTCATACGCTTAAGCTGAAATAGCGATGGATCAGCCTACTAGAGGGACGTTAAGTGGAGCCAGAGGAGCTCAGGGAGTTGGCTGTTGAGCTGGCCGAGGAGGCCTCCAGGTTTCTCATAAGCATGTGGTGTAGCGAGCTAACGGAGGTGGTTAAGGGTGATACCATTAGGGCTGACCTGAAGGCTGAAGAGATAATAGCTGAGAGGCTTAGGTCAAGGCTCAAGGAGTACACCCTGGTCTCTGAGGAGAGCGGCCGCACGGGCTCGGGCGGCTATGTATTTGTGGTGGACCCCCTCGACGGAAGCCTAAATTATGAACACTGCATACCGTGGTCCTCCGTCTCAGTGGCCATAGCGAGGCCGGGCTCCAGTAGGTTAAGCGAGGTGGTGGCAGGCGCGATATCCCAGCTTGGCGGGCCCACGCTCTCCTTCGCCAGAGGACAGGGTTGTTATGTAAATGATGAGAGGGTCAGCCCGAGGCCCCAGCCCAGGAATGTAGTGTTCACCTACGTTGAGTCCCTGGAGGACGCAATAAGGGTAGCGAGGCT from uncultured Acidilobus sp. JCHS includes the following:
- a CDS encoding putative glutamine amidotransferase; protein product: MCRMLAIKRDGPEEVSLLLEALAKAAQHDVFDNMSSHADGWGVYAIGDQGALHYRSLTPAWEDPTYALIAKTAGSFKAMIVHARMASRGEPKGSPLFSQPFLVQVNERYVALAHNGSVNKARLAEWLGFRVDLSYVTDSELLALAASKVDFSSAAELVERLREIVMKANAAKGALNLLAMVVDPRSASVSLACLEEHPQVNEKYYAMFSFSRGYFKAFMSSTVAYYAGLIKSDLSVDSDYVNRCTPGEVVEA
- a CDS encoding Major Facilitator Superfamily; this translates as MRYVSAAKKSTSFAVMAAVVTMATFGARASNNMIATTMPLLAHHLFNFNGLEVGLLAMAFMGSTFISTSFINARLPARSRRRFFIASAMAYAVLFPFYSKSNPITIWALAVAAGAVLGPIMPNIMTSAGAISDPRQRERLLTIYTLALSTSLLIGPAIDSVIVKYVGLKASFIFFEPIAALVAATAPLVRFPEEGRPTDGSARPKVTSILTNNGFIAASLNNLTYSVPFAFITSFAGLYAEYRFHVSSSLALLLYSLFYSTSFLGRLVLAIRPPYNIVRLMTLSSTLTLIGLVAAWASPTILVYMVALLILGIPHGLTYTLSVISISRTFDLRSLNAANSYFFSIMMIIGSGLPAALGAMVTAAGYQATILSIVPIVAVIFGATMFFARRASAALIRPLMAAAGT
- a CDS encoding pfkB family carbohydrate kinase, translated to MRALIVSAPTLDEIEFEVERRTVKLPGGPALFAGLALRRLGYEVCCVGPFGLRVKDTVLFEQSLGITRVCCERPDEGYVMHHTYAASGERRTKVASRASPLAAEEVRSAVLRCRPDLVLVSPNFDEVPLEALSVIGSPLITVLDIQGYARSLGEGWWNRIPPGSARLVHMSDDDGPLPVARRLSQRFEAVMYTLGPGGAVLFSGGVATAMPARGPRLKDRTGAGDIITALVSHYYIAEGLALEEAYEASQELFMKIVEEAATLRSRAFLSQG
- a CDS encoding O-6-methylguanine DNA methyltransferase, with product MKEAKIFEEVYEVVSCIPRGKVTTYAVIASCVGTHPRVVAMALKRNPRPIEIPCHRVIRSDRSIGGYTPGGPEVKRALLKEEGIRFDRDGRVLEEFVIRDPQQLCGSQNR
- a CDS encoding putative transcriptional regulator; this encodes MSRAPPRSRLRIYFDVLRSIEKEGGRARFSHVLSESNVPYERFLAYLAELEERGLVIEERSEDGNYLVLTEQGRDFLRELKRMDYFLRGFGLSL
- a CDS encoding ABC-type cobalamin/Fe3+-siderophores transport system, ATPase component, which encodes MPCIAAKELTFKVKGKVIVKDLSAELCGGLNVVLGPNGAGKTTLLRLFAGVLRPTQGSVLIDGAPPDKVRARISYVPAQLSLDPMTRVVDLAEAINYGKDGSWRKRLREYLSTLGIEWAAERRFSTLSSGEQRLATIAAALSRGGDVIIADEPTEFLDVSNRAKVFALFRGLVNKGALVIIATHDVRRAGQADRVLVLSRGVVTFAGQPGEGLVEALSKAYGVDAKTLLEA
- a CDS encoding ABC-type Fe3+-siderophore transport system, permease component produces the protein MRAERLTLTLIAISLPLSVLLSLSIGPYRSVDFPVVVAALVGLPVSRLSLDVLTYRAVRTLAAGVLGAGLAVSGSTLQFTLRNPLADPYLAGVASGSLLGVTLALLWGRASFWDLYAAAIAGGLLTLSAVITISGLAGGGAVTLLVVGVAFSYVLSGLTMFFMIMLGPRLPGALYWMFGSVAFMTLPLVERTLVILVPAAAALAALSRPLNSLLLGDEVARAIGVRVRLVRLSSFALASLITAALVSMAGPVGFIGLVAPWLAKRSFGVRFSTVLWASAAMGAEIAVLSDVIARLVLFPSEAPLTAVTSVFGAPLLVYILIKSRGE
- a CDS encoding Ferredoxin translates to MTVKVWIEPRENCIADMVCVSLCPDVFEMNELDGKAEIVPKWRADPDNKQQGSRSEGDPPDEYEDCIEAAANSCPTQIIHYQGSKGSH
- a CDS encoding ABC-type Fe3+-hydroxamate transport system, periplasmic component — encoded protein: MLSAYNTVQLAQLERQVRSVSSSVGSLNSTIQGVSSRVSSLNSTIQGSIANVNRLSEVASALGSELSELNATLSGRIASLESQLTQLESEVRFPVTIVDALNRTVVIPSMPMRIVTLDPAATEITLAVGAGGQLVAVDNDSVLYLPPPFNDTVHEMVANGSLKVISSTYSSPDIEQIMALSPDLVIGTAGWGYNNYIASTLASYGIPVLLLPSSESLEDVYRAVIMVGEATGHVNNAVKLVESMSAQITAVERSLENVSYVNVTVILWINPTYVAGGGTFINDMMTLAGGVNVFQNLSGWPVISSEDLLQANPSVIILVSNGGLFNASSLYQWLNSTIGPAYVNIAAIKYGRVYVIGGWYESVMSEPAVLTPMAVKLLAIILHPQAFNLTSVPQLITPSTLSPSLLTNQG
- a CDS encoding Superoxide dismutase; translation: MVSFKRYELPPLPYPYDALEPVISKETLTYHHDKHHLGYVNGANAALDKLEKYLNGQVESLDVRAVLRDFEFNYGGHLLHTLYWLNMAPRGKGGGKPGGAIADAINKYFGGFEKFQKLFGDAAKNVEGVGWAILAYDPITGELRILQVEKHNNVVTTNLIPLLTVDVFEHAYYIDYRNDRAKYVDSWWSLVNWDDVEARYQKALNAPKFIL